From the genome of Varibaculum prostatecancerukia, one region includes:
- a CDS encoding lantibiotic protection ABC transporter ATP-binding protein translates to MADYILQTQSLSKKFGKQIAVNSIDVCVPRGKVYGLLGPNGAGKSTFLKMICGMIKPSSGSILFNNAPWNRSVLSEIGALIENAPLYPNLTAYENCRVRSLALGIEKSRIDEVLEIVGLSDTGKKKSGQFSMGMKQRLGIALALINHPQLLILDEPTNGLDPIAIKDLRGLIRGFAKQGTTVILSSHILSEVEQIADHVGIIAAGSLGFQGALRQGIDLEQLFMDVVSKQQVRL, encoded by the coding sequence ATGGCAGATTATATTTTACAAACGCAGAGCCTATCGAAAAAGTTTGGAAAACAAATAGCCGTTAACTCAATCGATGTATGTGTCCCTCGGGGAAAAGTCTATGGACTTCTTGGTCCAAATGGCGCAGGAAAGTCAACTTTTCTCAAAATGATCTGCGGCATGATCAAACCGTCATCCGGATCTATTCTTTTTAATAATGCTCCTTGGAACCGTTCGGTTCTTTCTGAAATCGGGGCACTTATTGAAAATGCGCCACTCTACCCCAACTTAACAGCTTATGAAAACTGTAGAGTACGATCACTGGCTCTGGGAATAGAAAAAAGCCGAATCGATGAAGTTTTAGAAATCGTAGGTCTTTCTGACACTGGAAAAAAGAAGTCCGGTCAGTTTTCTATGGGAATGAAACAGCGACTCGGCATCGCATTAGCTCTCATCAATCACCCTCAGCTACTTATCCTGGATGAGCCTACAAACGGTCTGGATCCCATCGCCATTAAAGATTTACGCGGACTAATCCGTGGATTTGCGAAACAGGGCACCACGGTAATTTTGTCGTCACATATTCTATCTGAGGTGGAGCAAATTGCTGATCATGTTGGAATTATCGCCGCTGGTTCTCTCGGATTCCAAGGTGCGCTACGTCAGGGAATAGATTTAGAGCAGTTGTTTATGGACGTAGTAAGTAAACAGCAAGTGAGGCTATAA
- a CDS encoding lantibiotic immunity ABC transporter MutE/EpiE family permease subunit, producing MDFFSILQSEFLKTKRSIVRRVAIASPLCLAALATIQGGYFSLNLFNWFYVVFLPATFALIGAAAVNIDNGKHALRTIRSLPIKQKRIWLAKLINVLGYALFSCLLLSVAVILVPALLGIFGTAQIKQLSVVTVLSGIVVMFLSSAWQIPFSFILSKKLGLIFTVAINLIISFSGVLLALKSYWLFCPWAWVNRCMAVVIGVMPNGLPVESNLNIGTMDVVLSLILSLALTAVLGFLATWLFSNSEAR from the coding sequence ATGGACTTTTTTAGCATCCTGCAATCAGAGTTTTTGAAAACTAAAAGAAGCATTGTACGACGTGTTGCCATAGCGAGCCCGCTTTGTCTTGCTGCGCTGGCTACAATTCAAGGAGGTTATTTTTCTCTTAACCTATTTAACTGGTTTTACGTGGTGTTCCTCCCTGCAACCTTTGCTTTGATCGGTGCAGCTGCCGTCAATATTGATAATGGCAAACACGCTTTGCGCACAATCCGCTCTTTGCCCATTAAGCAAAAGAGAATTTGGCTCGCAAAGCTCATTAATGTGTTGGGATATGCCTTATTTTCTTGCCTATTACTCAGCGTTGCAGTCATTCTTGTACCAGCTCTATTAGGTATATTTGGAACAGCTCAAATAAAACAGCTTAGTGTTGTTACTGTTTTGTCAGGCATTGTTGTCATGTTTCTAAGTTCAGCTTGGCAGATACCTTTTAGTTTCATTCTATCGAAGAAGCTTGGACTCATCTTTACTGTTGCCATAAACCTGATTATTTCTTTTTCAGGTGTGTTATTAGCTTTAAAGTCCTATTGGCTTTTCTGCCCGTGGGCATGGGTCAATCGTTGTATGGCTGTCGTAATCGGTGTCATGCCAAACGGTCTGCCGGTCGAAAGTAATCTAAATATAGGAACGATGGATGTTGTTTTATCTCTGATCTTATCTTTAGCTTTAACTGCTGTGTTGGGATTTTTGGCGACATGGCTATTTTCAAACTCAGAGGCGAGGTGA
- a CDS encoding lantibiotic immunity ABC transporter MutG family permease subunit, with protein MFNNLRSHIYKIRKTPLLGLALLWPILIVGLFIAYYSVAAWSTEQKITGYFQTIALVMPCLITLLCTYVAQQEQRAGDCFNILCVGRSRLRTFFSIFILLFVLVAIGVILSVAGFYLLWGQMHVAAYVLSCILVIIPIACLLLIQLFIALRFGSSWCVALGAIFLLVGALGVTGLFDQLWYYLPSVWAPRFATLMISNFFHSDNIIKVAADLRHGLFFCLVFTLILVVLIPSWFHKWDGRPSIGDE; from the coding sequence ATGTTTAATAATTTACGTTCTCATATTTACAAAATCAGAAAGACACCTCTTTTAGGACTTGCCTTGCTATGGCCAATTTTAATAGTTGGCTTATTTATCGCTTACTATTCTGTAGCAGCTTGGAGTACCGAGCAAAAAATCACCGGCTATTTTCAAACTATCGCCTTAGTGATGCCTTGTTTAATTACGTTACTTTGCACCTACGTAGCACAACAAGAGCAGCGTGCCGGAGACTGTTTCAATATTTTGTGCGTTGGACGGTCACGATTGAGGACATTTTTCTCAATTTTCATTCTCTTGTTTGTGCTGGTCGCTATTGGAGTAATTTTATCTGTAGCGGGGTTCTATCTTTTGTGGGGACAAATGCACGTAGCTGCTTATGTTTTAAGCTGCATACTCGTGATTATTCCAATTGCCTGTTTACTTCTCATCCAACTGTTTATAGCACTTAGATTTGGATCTTCTTGGTGTGTTGCATTAGGTGCAATCTTTTTGTTGGTTGGTGCATTGGGAGTTACCGGGCTGTTCGATCAACTTTGGTATTATCTACCTTCGGTTTGGGCACCAAGATTTGCGACTTTGATGATCTCAAACTTTTTTCATTCAGATAACATTATAAAAGTTGCAGCTGATTTGAGACATGGACTCTTCTTCTGCCTGGTCTTTACTCTAATCCTTGTGGTATTGATTCCTTCATGGTTTCATAAATGGGATGGGCGACCAAGCATAGGTGACGAATAA